In the genome of Penaeus vannamei isolate JL-2024 chromosome 26, ASM4276789v1, whole genome shotgun sequence, one region contains:
- the LOC138866695 gene encoding flagellar attachment zone protein 1-like, with protein sequence MLSAKKKVDIDVSLVDTDLLLELELLELELLELELHEFELIELLELELLELVLELLELELLELELELLEQELLELELLDLELLELELELLELELLELELLELELLELELELLELELELLELELLELELLELELELLELELELLELDLKLELFELELKLLELELLELELELLELELLKLELLELELLKLELLELELLELELELLELELLELELLELELELLELELELLLELLELELELLELKLELLELLELELELLELELELLELELELLEIELELFELELELLEELKLLELELLELELELLELELKLLELELLELELELLEELKLLELLELELELLELELELLELELELLELELELPELELEMLELELELLELLELELELLELELELLELELELPELELELLELELELLELELELQLELLELELELLELELELLELELELLELELELLELELELLELELELVELELELLELELELLELEPELLELELELLELELELLELELELLKLELELLELEELELELLKLELLELELELLELEVELLELELELLELELLELELELLELELELLELELLELELELLELELELLELELELLVLELELELHELELELLELELELLELEELELELELLELELLELELELLKLELELIELELKLLELELVLLELELLELELLELELELLELELELLELELELLELELLELELELLELELELLEL encoded by the exons ATGCTTTCTGCAAAGAAAAAGGTAGACATAGATGTGTCCCTAGTAGATACAGACTTACTGCTAGAACTTGAACTGCTTGAACTAGAGCTACTAGAGCTGGAGCTGCATGAGTTTGAGCTAATTGAGCTACTTGAACTTGAGCTACTTGAACTAGTgcttgagctgcttgaacttgagctacttgaactagagcttgagctgcttgaGCAGGAgctactagagcttgagctgcttgaccttgagctacttgaactagagcttgagctacTTGAGCTGGAgctactagagcttgagctgcttgaacttgagctacttgaactagagcttgagctgcttgaactagagcttgagctacTTGAGCTGGAgctactagagcttgagctgcttgaacttgagcttgagctgcttgaactagagcttgaactacttgaactaga cttga agcttgagctaTTTGAACTAGAGCTTAAGCTGCTTGAACTTGAGCTacttgaactagagcttgagctacTTGAGCTGGAGCTACTAAAGCTTGAGCTACTTGAGCTGGAGCTACTAAAGCTTGAGCTACTTGAGCTGGAGCTACTAGAGCTTGAGTTGGAGCTACTAGAGCTGGAGCTACTAGAACTTGAGCTgcttgaactagagcttgagctgcttgaactagagcttgagctgctt cttgagctacttgaactagagcttgagctgcttgaactaaagcttgagctg cttgagctacttgaactagagcttgagctacttgaactagagcttgagctacttgaactagagcttgagctacTTGAAATAGAGCTTGAGTTGTttgaactagagcttgagctacTTGAAGAGCTGAAgctactagagcttgagctgcttgaacttGAGCTTGAGCTACTCGAACTTGAGCTGAAgctactagagcttgagctgcttgaactagagcttgagctacTTGAAGAGCTGAAGCTA cttgagctacttgaactagagcttgagctgcttgaactagagcttgagctgcttgaactagagcttgagctacTTGAACTTGAGCTTGAGCTGCCTGAACTAGAGCTTGAGATGCTTGAACTAGAGCTGGAGCTgcttgagctgcttgaactagagcttgagctgcttgaactagagcttgagctacTTGAACTTGAGCTTGAGCTGCctgaactagagcttgagctgcttgaactagagctggagctgcttgaactagagcttgagctgc agcttgagctgcttgaactagagcttgagctgcttgaactagagcttgagctgcttgaactaGAGCTGGAGCTacttgaactagagcttgagctacttgaactagagcttgagctgcttgaactaGAGCTCGAGCTGGttgaactagagcttgagctgcttgaactagagcttgagctgcttgaactagagcctgagctgcttgaactagagcttgagctgcttgaactagagcttgagctgcttgaactagagcttgagctgcttAAACTAGAGCTTGAACTACTTGAACTTGAGGAACTTGAGCTAGAGCTGCTTAAACTTGAGCTACTTGAACTTGAGCTGGAGCTACTAGAGCTTGAGGTGGAACTACTTGAACTTGAGCTTGAGCTACTTGAACTTGAGCTacttgaactagagcttgagctacttgaacttgagcttgagctacttgaactggagctactagagcttgagctgGAACTACTTGAGCTCgagcttgagctgcttgaacttGAGCTTGAGCTACTTGTACTTGAGCTAGAGCTTGAACTACATGAACTTGAGCTTGAGCTACTTGAACTTGAGCTGGAACTACTTGAACTTGAGGAACTTGAGCTAGAGCTTGAGCTACTTGAACTTGAGCTACTTGAACTTGAGCTGGAACTACTAAAGCTTGAGCTGGAACTAATTGAGCTCGAGCTTAAGCTACTTGAACTTGAGCTTGTGCTACTTGAGCTGGAGCTACTAGAGCTTGAGCTacttgaactagagcttgagctacttgaactagagcttgagctacTTGAACTTGAGCTGGAGCTACTAGAACTAGAGCTACTTGAACTTGAGCTTGAGCTACTTGAGCTGGAGCTTGAGCTACTTGAACTATAG
- the LOC138866698 gene encoding uncharacterized protein, translated as MPLSVFIGSKCSSSSSISSSSSTSSSSSSSTSSSSSSSTSSSSSSSSSSSSIPSSSSTSSSSSSSSSSSSSSSSSSSSSSSGSISSSSSSSVSSSSSSSSSSSSSSSSSSSSSSISKSEQLNFHFH; from the coding sequence ATGCCATTATCTGTGTTTATAGGTTCAAAATGCAGCTCAAGCAGTTCAATCTCTAGTAGTTCAAGCACTTCAAGCTCTAGTAGTTCAAGCACTTCAAGCTCTAGTAGTTCAAGCACTTCAAGCTCTAGTAGTTCGAGCAGCTCAAGTAGTTCAATCCCTAGTAGTTCAAGCACTTCAAGCTCTAGTAGTTCAAGCAGTTCAAGCTCTAGTAGTTCAAGCAGCTCAAGTAGTTCAAGCTCTAGTGGTTCAATCAGTTCAAGCTCTAGTAGTTCAGTCAGTTCAAGCTCTAGtagttcaagcagctcaagctcAAGCAGTTCCAGTTCTAGTAGCTCCAGTTCGATCAGTAAGTCTGAACAGCtgaattttcatttccattaa